One genomic window of Hymenobacter sp. J193 includes the following:
- a CDS encoding T9SS type A sorting domain-containing protein produces MKRFVLLALASALSFSAAQAQTKIKTKAKDEDASVKSKSTAGPVVLDGPIKRVETLSGIDVYPNSSTNTILLSFTQQFTVPGTLVMTNYKNEPIYTTALDPQTNTGQPVDLGRIPAGTYLVEAKTGNYVYWKKVRIKYPAVSSSSTKNKRSRR; encoded by the coding sequence ATGAAACGTTTCGTCCTTCTCGCCCTCGCCTCTGCCCTCAGCTTTTCCGCTGCTCAGGCCCAAACCAAAATCAAGACCAAAGCCAAGGATGAAGACGCCTCGGTGAAGTCGAAAAGCACGGCCGGGCCGGTAGTGCTGGACGGGCCCATCAAGCGCGTGGAAACCTTGTCCGGCATCGACGTGTACCCCAACAGTAGCACCAACACTATCCTGCTGAGCTTTACCCAGCAGTTCACGGTGCCCGGTACGCTGGTGATGACCAATTACAAGAACGAACCGATTTATACCACTGCCCTGGACCCGCAGACTAACACCGGCCAGCCCGTGGACCTGGGCCGCATTCCGGCCGGCACCTACCTGGTAGAAGCCAAAACCGGCAACTATGTGTACTGGAAGAAGGTGCGCATCAAGTACCCCGCCGTATCGAGCAGCAGCACCAAAAACAAGCGTAGCCGCCGCTAG
- a CDS encoding nucleoside deaminase, whose product MTLSLYSDEHYMREALKQARYALEEEEIPIGAVVVMDRQIIARAYNQTEKLRDVTAHAEMLALTAAANHLGNKYLQDCTLYVTVEPCVMCAGASFWAQVKRVVYGAPEDKRGYRRYGNLLHPRTELATGIMALECAALMQEFFARKRK is encoded by the coding sequence ATGACTCTTTCCCTGTATTCTGATGAGCACTACATGCGGGAGGCGCTGAAGCAGGCCCGCTACGCGCTGGAGGAGGAGGAAATTCCAATTGGGGCAGTAGTGGTGATGGACCGCCAGATTATTGCCCGCGCCTACAACCAGACCGAAAAGCTGCGCGACGTGACGGCCCACGCCGAAATGCTGGCCCTCACGGCCGCCGCCAACCACCTCGGCAATAAGTATCTGCAGGACTGCACCCTCTACGTGACGGTGGAGCCCTGCGTGATGTGCGCCGGAGCCTCCTTCTGGGCGCAGGTGAAGCGCGTGGTGTACGGGGCCCCCGAAGACAAGCGTGGCTACCGCCGCTACGGCAACCTGCTGCACCCGCGCACTGAGCTGGCCACCGGCATCATGGCCCTGGAGTGCGCTGCCCTGATGCAGGAGTTTTTCGCCCGCAAGCGCAAATAG